One Sylvia atricapilla isolate bSylAtr1 chromosome 24, bSylAtr1.pri, whole genome shotgun sequence genomic window carries:
- the STMN1 gene encoding stathmin, with the protein MATSDIQVKELEKRASGQAFELILSPRSKEAVPEFPLSPPKKKDVSLEEIQKKLEAAEERRKSHEAEVLKQLAEKREHEKEVLQKAIEENNNFSKMAEEKLTHKMEANKENREAQMAAKLERLREKDKHVEEVRKNKEGKDPGEAETD; encoded by the exons ATGGCTACTTCTG ACATCCAggtgaaggagctggagaagcgAGCCTCTGGGCAGGCCTTTGAGCTGATCCTCAGCCCCCGCTCGAAAGAGGCCGTGCCAGagttccctctgtcccccccaAAGAAGAAGGATGTGTCCTTGGAAGAGATCCAGAAGAAGTTGGAAGCGGCAGAGGAGAGACGCAAG TCCCACGAGGCTGAGGTGCTGAAGCAGCTGGCCGAGAAGCGGGAGCACGAGAAGGAGGTGCTGCAGAAAGCCATCGAGGAGAACAACAACTTCAGCAAAATGGCAGAGGAGAAGCTGACCCACAAAATGGAAGCCAACAAAGAGAACCGTGAGGCACAAATGGCCGCCAAGCTGGAGCGCTTGAGGGAGAAG gACAAGCACGTGGAAGAGGTGCGAAAGAACAAAGAAGGCAAAGACCCCGGCGAGGCCGAGACCGACTGA